In the genome of Nitrospira japonica, one region contains:
- a CDS encoding heavy metal translocating P-type ATPase has product MDEKIPEPHVPAHAGSVIDPICGMTVDPATAAGRYDHKGVTYYFCATSCLEKFKADPEGALRPPPAAGLISLGKKKPLPMMMPSHADGEGAEIDPVCGMKVQPATAAGSHVHEGKRYFFCSVGCLAKFQADPASYLVPPSQRKAHTVTVPAGARIEYICPMDPEVLAYQPGACPICGMALEPKVVSLHEGPNPELQDMTRRLWISLGPAVLVMVLAMAHMIPGDPFGALGRGHALNWAQWALATPVVLWGGWPFFERGWASVVNRAPNMFTLIALGTGAAYAYSTVATMAPGLLPPSFHLHDGSVAVYFEAAAMITVLVLLGQVLELRARSQTTSAMKALLGLAPKTARLVGMDGSEKDVPLEAVQVGDRLRVRPGERVPVDGLVLEGATSVDESMITGEPMPVEKLAGKGVTGGTINGTGSMLMEARRVGRDTLLARIVQMVGEAQRTRAPIQRVADVAASYFVPLVVAIAALTAVAWAIWGPEPRLAHALVNAVAVLIIACPCALGLATPMSIMVGTGRGATAGVLIKKAEALEILGRVDTLVVDKTGTLTEGKPKLVAVRFTPPWTDDELLKLAASLERSSEHPLASAVVAGAERRGIALAAVEQFRSVTGKGVIGLVSRRRVAVGTSTFLQEEAGVSADDLRTSSEEAASLRHEGQTVLFVAVDGRVGGLLGVSDPIKSTTAEAVQALTDEGVKLVMVTGDHRSTANRVAEQLGIESVHAGVLPDQKGHLIAELRSKGRVVAMAGDGVNDAPALALADVGIAMGNGTDIAMESAGVTLVKGDLRGLVRARRLSQATMRNIRQNLFFAFAYNLIGVPIAAGLLYPHWGLLLSPTIASAAMTFSSVSVISNALRLRNVEL; this is encoded by the coding sequence ATGGACGAGAAGATTCCGGAGCCTCACGTGCCTGCACACGCCGGGTCGGTCATCGATCCTATTTGCGGCATGACCGTCGACCCCGCGACCGCCGCGGGCCGGTATGACCACAAGGGCGTGACCTACTATTTTTGCGCGACTTCCTGCCTCGAGAAGTTCAAGGCCGATCCGGAAGGCGCCTTGCGGCCGCCGCCGGCCGCCGGTCTGATCTCGCTGGGCAAGAAGAAACCCTTGCCGATGATGATGCCGAGTCACGCCGACGGGGAAGGCGCCGAAATCGATCCGGTCTGCGGGATGAAGGTACAGCCCGCGACCGCGGCCGGATCGCACGTTCACGAAGGAAAGAGATATTTCTTCTGCTCAGTGGGATGCCTGGCCAAGTTCCAAGCCGATCCGGCTTCCTATCTCGTGCCTCCGTCCCAGCGCAAGGCTCACACGGTCACGGTGCCGGCCGGCGCGAGGATCGAATACATCTGTCCCATGGATCCGGAGGTGCTGGCGTACCAGCCGGGGGCTTGTCCTATCTGCGGCATGGCACTGGAGCCGAAAGTCGTCTCGCTCCACGAAGGACCGAATCCTGAACTTCAGGACATGACACGACGTCTCTGGATCAGTCTGGGCCCGGCGGTACTCGTGATGGTTCTCGCCATGGCGCATATGATTCCGGGAGATCCCTTCGGAGCGCTCGGACGCGGTCATGCGTTGAATTGGGCTCAATGGGCGCTGGCGACGCCGGTCGTCTTATGGGGCGGCTGGCCGTTTTTTGAGCGCGGGTGGGCCTCGGTCGTCAACCGGGCACCCAACATGTTCACGCTGATCGCACTCGGCACCGGGGCGGCCTATGCGTACAGCACGGTCGCGACGATGGCTCCGGGACTCCTGCCGCCGTCCTTCCACCTGCACGACGGCTCGGTCGCGGTCTATTTCGAGGCCGCGGCCATGATTACGGTGCTGGTCCTGCTCGGCCAGGTTCTCGAACTGCGCGCACGAAGCCAGACGACCTCGGCGATGAAAGCGCTGCTCGGATTGGCTCCCAAGACGGCCAGGCTGGTCGGCATGGACGGAAGCGAAAAGGATGTTCCGCTCGAGGCGGTCCAGGTGGGAGACCGGCTGCGGGTGAGACCGGGAGAGAGGGTTCCGGTTGATGGACTCGTTCTGGAGGGAGCGACCTCCGTGGATGAGTCCATGATTACCGGTGAACCGATGCCGGTGGAGAAGCTGGCGGGTAAAGGGGTGACGGGCGGGACGATCAACGGCACGGGCAGCATGCTCATGGAAGCCCGACGCGTCGGCCGGGACACCCTGTTGGCGCGCATCGTTCAGATGGTGGGCGAGGCGCAGCGGACGAGGGCGCCGATTCAGCGGGTGGCGGACGTCGCCGCGTCGTATTTCGTTCCCCTGGTCGTGGCGATCGCCGCGCTCACCGCAGTGGCATGGGCCATCTGGGGGCCGGAACCGAGGCTGGCCCACGCGTTGGTGAACGCCGTGGCGGTGCTGATCATCGCCTGCCCTTGTGCGTTGGGATTGGCGACGCCCATGTCGATCATGGTCGGGACCGGCCGCGGCGCGACGGCGGGGGTCTTGATCAAGAAGGCGGAGGCTCTGGAAATTCTGGGCCGCGTGGATACGCTGGTGGTTGACAAGACCGGCACGCTGACCGAGGGAAAACCGAAGCTGGTCGCCGTGCGGTTTACTCCTCCCTGGACCGACGACGAGTTGTTGAAGTTGGCGGCGAGTCTCGAACGAAGCAGCGAGCATCCTCTGGCGTCCGCGGTGGTAGCCGGCGCGGAACGACGCGGGATCGCCCTGGCGGCTGTCGAACAGTTCCGGTCGGTGACCGGAAAGGGCGTGATCGGACTCGTGTCGCGCCGACGGGTCGCCGTCGGCACGTCGACCTTTCTGCAGGAGGAGGCGGGGGTATCTGCTGACGATCTGCGCACATCGAGCGAGGAAGCCGCTTCGTTGCGGCATGAAGGCCAAACGGTGTTGTTCGTCGCAGTGGACGGCCGGGTCGGAGGGTTGCTCGGCGTCTCCGATCCGATCAAGTCCACGACGGCGGAAGCCGTGCAGGCCCTGACGGACGAAGGGGTCAAACTGGTCATGGTGACGGGTGACCATCGTTCCACGGCGAATCGGGTGGCTGAGCAATTGGGGATCGAGTCGGTGCATGCGGGGGTGCTGCCGGATCAAAAGGGGCACCTCATCGCCGAACTGCGGTCGAAGGGCCGGGTGGTCGCCATGGCGGGGGACGGCGTCAACGACGCACCGGCCCTCGCGCTGGCCGACGTGGGTATTGCCATGGGAAACGGAACGGACATCGCCATGGAAAGCGCCGGTGTGACGCTGGTTAAAGGCGATCTCCGGGGATTGGTCCGGGCCAGACGCTTGAGTCAGGCGACGATGCGCAATATCCGCCAGAACCTGTTCTTCGCGTTCGCCTACAACCTGATCGGGGTGCCGATCGCCGCCGGTCTTCTCTACCCGCACTGGGGGCTGCTGCTCAGTCCGACGATCGCCAGCGCGGCCATGACGTTCAGTTCGGTCTCCGTCATTTCCAACGCGCTCCGATTGCGTAATGTGGAACTATAA
- a CDS encoding TolC family protein, whose protein sequence is MPYSAVCLIAIVSFLEIMWSALPAVADSDVVQFKLEEVIEMALNRSPAMSAAKGGVRQIEGERMAAGAYPNPSFSAVFGPGKTRESLGDISFFERTLTLSQPIETPGIRQARQRGAEAALAGSQAAVGEARLSVLSDVKVAFYQLLLAQRDVELTMQARILVQDLFRGIKARVDAGQARPFEAIKANVELQTVSNELSRAQNSLVAVRARLDALTAGGLGSEFSVQGDFQAPRNTFNRHEMISSALEHHPTVQRLDKMIEKAEQQAVQERKSVVPLVTVSGTYKQEAAESAYLAQLSIPIPLWYRRQGEIAAALGAKERTEAERVRAQNEIATSITEQVQEARTAVQQIDVFEKGLLKQAEEAVWIARISYQQGATGLLDLIDAQRVHRQTLFQYTQARAAFSVALARLERWTGALQ, encoded by the coding sequence ATGCCATACAGTGCGGTATGTCTCATTGCCATTGTCTCGTTCCTGGAAATCATGTGGTCGGCATTGCCGGCGGTCGCCGACAGCGATGTCGTGCAATTCAAGTTGGAGGAAGTGATCGAGATGGCGTTGAATCGAAGCCCGGCCATGAGCGCTGCGAAGGGAGGAGTCCGTCAGATCGAAGGGGAACGGATGGCGGCCGGCGCCTATCCCAATCCCTCGTTCTCCGCCGTGTTCGGGCCGGGAAAAACCCGCGAGTCTCTTGGAGACATCAGTTTCTTTGAACGCACGCTCACCTTATCTCAACCCATCGAAACACCCGGCATACGTCAAGCCCGCCAACGCGGGGCCGAAGCGGCGCTCGCCGGGTCCCAGGCCGCGGTCGGCGAAGCACGATTGAGTGTCTTGTCGGATGTGAAAGTGGCGTTTTATCAACTTCTGCTCGCGCAACGCGACGTGGAGCTCACCATGCAAGCCCGAATTCTCGTGCAAGACCTCTTCCGGGGCATCAAGGCGCGCGTGGACGCCGGCCAGGCCAGGCCGTTCGAAGCGATCAAGGCCAATGTGGAGCTGCAGACGGTGAGCAACGAGTTGAGCCGCGCACAAAATAGCCTCGTCGCCGTGCGGGCCAGGCTGGACGCGCTGACCGCCGGAGGGCTGGGATCGGAATTCTCCGTTCAAGGGGACTTCCAGGCTCCTCGAAATACATTCAACCGGCACGAAATGATCAGTTCTGCGCTGGAACACCATCCGACCGTGCAGCGCCTGGATAAGATGATCGAAAAGGCCGAGCAGCAGGCAGTGCAGGAACGAAAATCGGTCGTTCCGCTAGTAACGGTCTCGGGCACCTACAAACAGGAAGCAGCCGAGAGCGCCTATCTGGCGCAATTAAGCATTCCGATCCCCCTCTGGTACCGCCGGCAAGGAGAAATCGCGGCGGCGCTCGGCGCAAAGGAACGGACAGAAGCCGAACGGGTGCGAGCCCAAAACGAGATCGCGACGTCGATCACTGAGCAGGTGCAGGAGGCGCGCACAGCGGTTCAGCAGATCGATGTATTTGAAAAGGGTTTACTGAAACAGGCTGAGGAAGCCGTATGGATCGCTCGAATCAGCTATCAGCAGGGAGCCACAGGGCTACTTGACCTCATCGATGCGCAGCGCGTCCACCGGCAAACGCTCTTCCAGTACACGCAAGCGCGTGCCGCGTTCTCTGTCGCATTGGCCCGGCTGGAACGCTGGACGGGAGCACTGCAATGA
- a CDS encoding efflux RND transporter periplasmic adaptor subunit — MHQLTIPPQALSGQAFQTAVVERRVFQDDIQATANIKPNEYRLTHVSPRVEGRVMEVLVQLGDQVKVGQPLALFDSIELGQKKSTFLQAKTDRDVDERNYVRVQGLYEQRISSEKEYLEAKGQHEKSLAAYQAAYEALRLIGLSEEEIKRITWSEKGKQLSRFALLAPQAGTVIERPITRGELVAPKDNAFTVADLSTVWFLVDIYERHVAAVKVGSEVKIAVDAYPDEFFRGKIVYVGYVLNSDTRTVDGRVEIANPDRRLRPGMFARAALTIPAGKDGQAVVLVPQDAIQRIDENSMAFIEERPGSYLAQPVIIGRQSGHDVEIRSGLTEGQKVVTQGSFYLKSILLKERIAGG; from the coding sequence ATGCACCAACTCACGATCCCACCTCAAGCCCTTTCGGGTCAAGCATTCCAGACGGCGGTCGTGGAGCGACGGGTCTTCCAGGACGATATCCAAGCTACCGCGAACATCAAGCCGAATGAATACCGCCTCACCCATGTGAGCCCACGAGTGGAAGGGCGCGTCATGGAAGTTCTGGTGCAACTGGGTGATCAGGTCAAGGTCGGACAGCCCTTGGCATTGTTCGACAGTATCGAGCTGGGGCAGAAAAAGTCGACGTTTCTTCAAGCCAAAACCGATAGGGACGTAGACGAACGAAACTATGTCCGAGTCCAAGGGCTGTACGAACAGCGGATCTCATCCGAGAAGGAATATCTGGAGGCCAAGGGGCAGCATGAAAAAAGTCTCGCGGCCTATCAGGCCGCCTATGAAGCACTTCGTCTGATCGGCTTATCTGAAGAAGAAATTAAGCGGATCACCTGGAGCGAGAAGGGGAAGCAGCTGTCCCGTTTTGCCCTCCTGGCTCCCCAAGCCGGCACCGTGATTGAGCGCCCCATTACCCGAGGCGAACTGGTCGCGCCGAAAGACAACGCGTTTACGGTGGCGGATCTATCCACCGTCTGGTTCCTCGTCGATATTTATGAGCGGCACGTGGCCGCGGTCAAGGTGGGCAGCGAGGTGAAGATTGCCGTGGACGCGTACCCGGACGAATTCTTTCGCGGCAAGATCGTGTACGTGGGGTATGTCCTGAACTCCGACACGCGGACCGTCGATGGCCGCGTCGAGATTGCCAATCCGGATCGCCGTCTCCGGCCCGGTATGTTCGCGCGGGCCGCACTCACAATTCCCGCCGGCAAAGACGGGCAGGCGGTGGTGCTCGTACCGCAGGATGCTATTCAGCGAATCGACGAAAATTCCATGGCCTTCATCGAAGAGCGTCCAGGAAGCTATCTCGCCCAACCAGTCATAATCGGGAGACAATCCGGCCATGACGTGGAGATACGATCTGGCTTGACCGAAGGACAGAAGGTCGTCACACAGGGATCCTTCTATCTCAAATCGATTCTCCTGAAAGAACGGATTGCCGGAGGCTAG